The Camelina sativa cultivar DH55 chromosome 14, Cs, whole genome shotgun sequence genome includes a window with the following:
- the LOC104739997 gene encoding trihelix transcription factor GT-1 isoform X3, producing the protein MFISDKSRPTDYYEDDNPNSSTATTRDMMIDVTTTTTTSEAVSDLQPHHHNNHQNHNHHHHHRHLNQSQQQPQQILLGESSGEDHEVKAPKKRAETWVQDETRSLIMFRRGMDGLFNTSKSNKHLWEQISSKMREKGFDRSPTMCTDKWRNLLKEFKKAKYHDRGFDDTSISFGSVEANGRPALNLERRLDHDGHPLAITAVDAVAANGVTPWNWRENPGNGGDGHGQPFGGRVITVKLGDYTRRIGVDGSAEAIKEAIRAAFGLRTRRAFWLEDEDQIVRCLDRDMPLGNYLLHLDDGLAIRVCHYDESNQLPVHSEEKIFYTEEDYRDFLARRGWTCLQVDGFRNIENMDDLQPGAVYRGVR; encoded by the exons ATGTTCATTTCCGACAAGTCTCGTCCGACTGATTACTACGAAGACGATAATCCCAATTCTTCAACCGCCACAACACGCGATATGATGATCGATGTCACCACCACGACCACCACCAGTGAAGCAGTATCAGATCTACAACCTCACCACCACAACAATCACCAAAACcacaatcatcatcaccatcatcgtcATCTGAACCAATCTCAGCAGCAGCCTCAACAGATTCTCCTAGGAGAAAGCAGTGGTGAGGATCACGAAGTGAAAGCTCCGAAGAAAAGAGCAGAGACATGGGTTCAAGACGAGACTCGTAGCTTAATCATGTTCCGTAGAGGTATGGATGGTTTATTCAATACATCCAAATCCAATAAACATCTATGGGAACAGATTTCGTCTAAGATGAGAGAGAAAGGGTTTGATCGATCTCCGACCATGTGTACGGATAAGTGGAGGAATCTATTGAAAGAGTTTAAGAAAGCCAAGTATCATGATAGAG GATTTGATGATACGAGCATTTCTTTTGGATCCGTTGAAG CTAATGGCAGGCCAGCCTTAAACCTTGAAAGGCGTCTTGATCATGATGGTCATCCACTTGCAATCACTGCAGTCGATGCTGTTGCGGCAAATGGAGTTACTCCTTGGAATTGGAGAGAGAATCCTGGAAATG GTGGTGATGGTCATGGTCAGCCTTTTGGTGGAAGGGTCATCACAGTGAAATTGGGAGACTATACAAGAAGAATTGGTGTTGATGGTAGCGCTGAAGCAATCAAAGAAGCAATCAGAGCTGCTTTTGGGTTAAGAACTCGGCGGGCTTTTTGGTTAGAAGATGAAGATCAAATTGTTCGCTGTCTTGACCGAGACATGCCTTTAGGGAACTATCTACTCCATCTTGATGATG GACTGGCCATTAGGGTATGCCATTATGATGAATCCAACCAGTTACCAGTCCATTCAGAAGAGAAAATCTTCTACACGGAAGAAGATTACCGCGATTTTCTGGCTCGACGGGGATGGACATGCCTGCAAGTTGATGGTTTTAGGAATATAGAAAACATGGATGATCTTCAACCTGGTGCCGTGTACCGAGGAGTGAGGTGA
- the LOC104739997 gene encoding trihelix transcription factor GT-1 isoform X1 codes for MFISDKSRPTDYYEDDNPNSSTATTRDMMIDVTTTTTTSEAVSDLQPHHHNNHQNHNHHHHHRHLNQSQQQPQQILLGESSGEDHEVKAPKKRAETWVQDETRSLIMFRRGMDGLFNTSKSNKHLWEQISSKMREKGFDRSPTMCTDKWRNLLKEFKKAKYHDRGNGSAKMSYYKEIEDILRERSKKVTVTTQFNKSPSTPPPPTTAKVDSFMQFSDKGFDDTSISFGSVEANGRPALNLERRLDHDGHPLAITAVDAVAANGVTPWNWRENPGNGGDGHGQPFGGRVITVKLGDYTRRIGVDGSAEAIKEAIRAAFGLRTRRAFWLEDEDQIVRCLDRDMPLGNYLLHLDDGLAIRVCHYDESNQLPVHSEEKIFYTEEDYRDFLARRGWTCLQVDGFRNIENMDDLQPGAVYRGVR; via the exons ATGTTCATTTCCGACAAGTCTCGTCCGACTGATTACTACGAAGACGATAATCCCAATTCTTCAACCGCCACAACACGCGATATGATGATCGATGTCACCACCACGACCACCACCAGTGAAGCAGTATCAGATCTACAACCTCACCACCACAACAATCACCAAAACcacaatcatcatcaccatcatcgtcATCTGAACCAATCTCAGCAGCAGCCTCAACAGATTCTCCTAGGAGAAAGCAGTGGTGAGGATCACGAAGTGAAAGCTCCGAAGAAAAGAGCAGAGACATGGGTTCAAGACGAGACTCGTAGCTTAATCATGTTCCGTAGAGGTATGGATGGTTTATTCAATACATCCAAATCCAATAAACATCTATGGGAACAGATTTCGTCTAAGATGAGAGAGAAAGGGTTTGATCGATCTCCGACCATGTGTACGGATAAGTGGAGGAATCTATTGAAAGAGTTTAAGAAAGCCAAGTATCATGATAGAGGTAATGGGTCGGCTAAGATGTCTTATTACAAGGAGATTGAAGATATTCTTAGAGAGAGGAGCAAGAAAGTAACAGTTACGACCCAGTTTAATAAGAGCCCTAGTACACCACCACCACCTACAACTGCTAAAGTTGATTCCTTTATGCAATTTAGTGATAAAG GATTTGATGATACGAGCATTTCTTTTGGATCCGTTGAAG CTAATGGCAGGCCAGCCTTAAACCTTGAAAGGCGTCTTGATCATGATGGTCATCCACTTGCAATCACTGCAGTCGATGCTGTTGCGGCAAATGGAGTTACTCCTTGGAATTGGAGAGAGAATCCTGGAAATG GTGGTGATGGTCATGGTCAGCCTTTTGGTGGAAGGGTCATCACAGTGAAATTGGGAGACTATACAAGAAGAATTGGTGTTGATGGTAGCGCTGAAGCAATCAAAGAAGCAATCAGAGCTGCTTTTGGGTTAAGAACTCGGCGGGCTTTTTGGTTAGAAGATGAAGATCAAATTGTTCGCTGTCTTGACCGAGACATGCCTTTAGGGAACTATCTACTCCATCTTGATGATG GACTGGCCATTAGGGTATGCCATTATGATGAATCCAACCAGTTACCAGTCCATTCAGAAGAGAAAATCTTCTACACGGAAGAAGATTACCGCGATTTTCTGGCTCGACGGGGATGGACATGCCTGCAAGTTGATGGTTTTAGGAATATAGAAAACATGGATGATCTTCAACCTGGTGCCGTGTACCGAGGAGTGAGGTGA
- the LOC104739997 gene encoding trihelix transcription factor GT-1 isoform X2, translating to MFISDKSRPTDYYEDDNPNSSTATTRDMMIDVTTTTTTSEAVSDLQPHHHNNHQNHNHHHHHRHLNQSQQQPQQILLGESSGEDHEVKAPKKRAETWVQDETRSLIMFRRGMDGLFNTSKSNKHLWEQISSKMREKGFDRSPTMCTDKWRNLLKEFKKAKYHDRGNGSAKMSYYKEIEDILRERSKKVTVTTQFNKSPSTPPPPTTAKVDSFMQFSDKGFDDTSISFGSVEGGDGHGQPFGGRVITVKLGDYTRRIGVDGSAEAIKEAIRAAFGLRTRRAFWLEDEDQIVRCLDRDMPLGNYLLHLDDGLAIRVCHYDESNQLPVHSEEKIFYTEEDYRDFLARRGWTCLQVDGFRNIENMDDLQPGAVYRGVR from the exons ATGTTCATTTCCGACAAGTCTCGTCCGACTGATTACTACGAAGACGATAATCCCAATTCTTCAACCGCCACAACACGCGATATGATGATCGATGTCACCACCACGACCACCACCAGTGAAGCAGTATCAGATCTACAACCTCACCACCACAACAATCACCAAAACcacaatcatcatcaccatcatcgtcATCTGAACCAATCTCAGCAGCAGCCTCAACAGATTCTCCTAGGAGAAAGCAGTGGTGAGGATCACGAAGTGAAAGCTCCGAAGAAAAGAGCAGAGACATGGGTTCAAGACGAGACTCGTAGCTTAATCATGTTCCGTAGAGGTATGGATGGTTTATTCAATACATCCAAATCCAATAAACATCTATGGGAACAGATTTCGTCTAAGATGAGAGAGAAAGGGTTTGATCGATCTCCGACCATGTGTACGGATAAGTGGAGGAATCTATTGAAAGAGTTTAAGAAAGCCAAGTATCATGATAGAGGTAATGGGTCGGCTAAGATGTCTTATTACAAGGAGATTGAAGATATTCTTAGAGAGAGGAGCAAGAAAGTAACAGTTACGACCCAGTTTAATAAGAGCCCTAGTACACCACCACCACCTACAACTGCTAAAGTTGATTCCTTTATGCAATTTAGTGATAAAG GATTTGATGATACGAGCATTTCTTTTGGATCCGTTGAAG GTGGTGATGGTCATGGTCAGCCTTTTGGTGGAAGGGTCATCACAGTGAAATTGGGAGACTATACAAGAAGAATTGGTGTTGATGGTAGCGCTGAAGCAATCAAAGAAGCAATCAGAGCTGCTTTTGGGTTAAGAACTCGGCGGGCTTTTTGGTTAGAAGATGAAGATCAAATTGTTCGCTGTCTTGACCGAGACATGCCTTTAGGGAACTATCTACTCCATCTTGATGATG GACTGGCCATTAGGGTATGCCATTATGATGAATCCAACCAGTTACCAGTCCATTCAGAAGAGAAAATCTTCTACACGGAAGAAGATTACCGCGATTTTCTGGCTCGACGGGGATGGACATGCCTGCAAGTTGATGGTTTTAGGAATATAGAAAACATGGATGATCTTCAACCTGGTGCCGTGTACCGAGGAGTGAGGTGA
- the LOC104739998 gene encoding serine/threonine protein phosphatase 2A 57 kDa regulatory subunit B' theta isoform-like: protein MWKQIISKLPKKSSSKNHSSSTSNASTSKASDNGAGKSGNSHAKNAPAVKPAADSCFKDGNSKGNGPYEALPSFKDVPNAEKQSLCLRKLNLCCLVFDFSDPTKNVKEKEIKRQTLLDLVDYVASPNGKFSETVIQEAVKMVSVNIFRTLNPQPRENKVIDALDLEEEEPSMDPAWPHLQLVYEILLRLIASPETDTKLAKKYIDQSFVSRLLDLFDSEDPRERDCLKTVLHRIYGKFMVHRPFIRKSINNIFYRFVFETEKHNGIAEFLEILGSIINGFALPLKDEHKVFLVRALIPLHKPKCLQMYHQQLSYCITQFVEKDCKLADTVIRGLLKSWPVTNSSKEVMFLNELEEVLEATQPPEFQRCMVPLFRQVARCLNSLHFQVAERALFLWNNDHIENLIMQNRKVILPIIFPALERNTQKHWNQAVHSLTLNVQKIFNDVDADLFKECLGKFREDESKESEIGAKREATWKRLEEIGNQKQKSSL, encoded by the exons ATGTGGAAACAGATTATAAGTAAGCTTCCTAAGAAGTCTTCTTCTAAGAACCATTCTTCATCGACTTCGAATGCTTCTACTTCCAAAGCTAGTGACAATGGAGCAGGTAAATCAGGTAATTCTCACGCCAAGAACGCTCCTGCTGTTAAACCTGCTGCTGATTCTTGTTTTAAAGATGGGAATTCGAAAGGCAACGGTCCGTATGAAGCTTTGCCTAGTTTTAAAGATGTTCCTAATGCAGAGAAGCAGAGCTTGTGTCTGAGAAAACTCAACTTGTGCTGTCTAGTGTTTGATTTCTCGGATCCTACAAAGAAcgtgaaggagaaagagatcaagCGGCAGACGTTGCTTGATCTTGTGGATTACGTTGCTTCTCCCAATGGGAAGTTTAGCGAAACTGTTATCCAAGAAGCTGTTAAAATGGTTTCTGTTAACATTTTCAGAACCTTGAATCCTCAACCGCGTGAGAATAAAGTTATTGATGCTTTGGATTTGGAAGAAGAGGAGCCTTCTATGGATCCTGCTTGGCCTCACTTGCAGCTTGTCTATGAGATTCTCCTCAGGCTTATTGCTTCACCTGAGACAGATACAAAGCTGGCTAAGAAGTACATCGACCAGTCTTTTGTCTCGAGGTTACTGGATTTATTTGACTCCGAGGATCCTAGAGAAAGAGACTGTCTCAAAACCGTTCTGCATCGCATCTATGGTAAATTCATGGTTCATCGTCCTTTCATAAGGAAATCAATCAACAACATTTTCTATAGGTTTGTTTTTGAGACTGAGAAACACAATGGGATTGCTGAGTTCTTAGAGATTTTGGGAAGTATCATCAATGGATTTGCTCTGCCGCTTAAAGATGAGCATAAAGTGTTTCTGGTTCGAGCTTTGATACCTCTCCACAAACCGAAATGCTTACAAATGTATCATCAGCAGTTGTCTTATTGTATCACACAGTTTGTGGAAAAAGACTGCAAACTTGCTGATACAGTTATAAGGGGATTACTCAAGTCTTGGCCCGTCACGAATAGTTCCAAAGAAGTTATGTTTTTAAacgagctagaggaagtattAGAAGCTACTCAGCCACCTGAATTCCAACGGTGTATGGTCCCATTGTTTCGCCAAGTTGCTCGGTGTTTGAACAGTCTCCATTTTCAG GTTGCAGAAAGAGCTTTGTTCTTATGGAACAACGATCATATCGAGAATCTAATAATGCAGAACCGTAAAGTTATTCTACCTATCATATTCCCTGCATTGGAAAGAAACACTCAGAAGCATTGGAACCAAGCTGTTCATAGCTTAACGCTGAACGTGCAGAAGATATTTAATGACGTCGATGCAGACTTGTTTAAGGAATGTCTTGGTAAGTTTAGAGAAGATGAATCAAAAGAATCTGAAATTGGAGCAAAGCGTGAGGCCACATGGAAACGGTTGGAAGAAATTGGGAATCAAAAGCAGAAGAGTTCATTGtaa
- the LOC104743291 gene encoding putative F-box protein At1g12855, translated as MEKEKRTLCLESASLRVFNLLYITQPHLIEISGSCNGLVCVYDKWGESIYVLNPTTRWFRQLPQPRFHIFMQKATYTRETIIHNMPIPRLAFAKATMCDYKLVWLYNSDIYNSDAVRLSEGFTECEVFDFRANAWRYLDCTPTYRIFNDQSPVSTNGSVYWLTERYNGETKVIVFDLQTETFRLLPNNPASRSHPDHIDLCILDNRLCMSKRKRRTMIQEIWSLQETWIKIYTIDLRSCSSSWSVSGRVYSTWTRKHVIRPCTPVAILKNKEILLTHRYGKGLVKYDPQTNSYSPMHDHLFFYRGVPYFQSLISHI; from the exons atggagaaagagaagaga ACATTGTGCTTGGAATCTGCTTCTCTTCGAGTCTTCAATCTTCTCTACATCACTCAACCACATTTAATCGAAATTTCTGGAAGCTGCAATGGTCTTGTTTGTGTCTATGATAAGTGGGGAGAATCCATATACGTACTCAACCCGACCACAAGGTGGTTCCGACAACTTCCTCAACCTAGGTTTCATATATTTATGCAAAAGGCAACGTACACTCGGGAAACTATCATACACAATATGCCAATCCCTAGACTAGCGTTCGCAAAGGCCACAATGTGTGATTATAAATTGGTGTGGCTATACAATTCTGATATATACAATTCTGACGCCGTGAGGTTAAGCGAAGGATTTACCGAGTGCGAGGTCTTTGATTTTAGGGCAAACGCTTGGAGATACTTGGATTGCACGCCAACCTACAGGATATTTAACGACCAATCACCAGTGTCCACGAACGGATCAGTTTATTGGCTCACAGAACGATACAATGGCGAGACCAAAGTTATAGTTTTTGATCTTCAAACTGAGACTTTTCGATTGCTTCCTAATAATCCAGCTTCTCGTTCACATCCAGACCATATCGACCTGTGCATATTGGATAATCGTTTGTGCATGTCGAAGAGAAAGCGCCGTACAATGATCCAAGAGATTTGGAGCTTACAAGAGACATGGATAAAGATTTATACTATAGATCTTCgatcttgttcttcatcatggTCTGTATCTGGAAGGGTTTATTCTACTTGGACCCGAAAGCATGTGATTCGGCCATGCACACCGGTGGCGATATTGAAGAACAAGGAGATCCTACTCACACATCGTTATGGTAAAGGTCTGGTGAAGTATGATCCACAAACAAATTCGTACTCTCCAATGCACgatcatctatttttttatagagGTGTTCCTTATTTCCAGAGTTTAATATCTCATATCTAA